The Paenibacillus pabuli DNA segment ATGACTCGTTCCATTCGTTAATCTCTTCTTGGCATAGACCTTTACCATTATCTCGAACGGTAAGCAGCAACTCTTGATCAAACTTCAAGGCCGATATCCATATCATTCCCCCATCCTCCTGCCCTTCAATTCCATGGTATACTGCGTTCTCCACGAGCGGCTGCAAAATCAGCTTGGGAATCAAGCAGTCCATGACCCCTTCTTCAATTTCAAAAATCACCTGCAGCCTTCCGTCATAACGCACCTGTTGAATGCACACATACGATTGTACAAAAGCCAACTCCTCCTGAAGGAGTACGATCCGATCCACCTTATCAATGGTGTAACGCAGTAGCTTGCCCAGGGCCGTCACCATATGGGACACTTCTACATGTTTCCTGCGGATGGCCATCATATTAATGGACTCCAGCGTATTGTATATAAAATGAGGATGGATCTGACTTTGCAATGCTGACAGCTCTGCTTCCCGCTCTCGAATACCGAGTAGAAACACCTCGTTAAACAAGCGGTGAATCTCTTCCATCATTCGGTTAAACCCCCGGCCGATCTGACCGAATTCATCACTGCCGAAGCTTGCCACACGCTGGGTAAAGTCACCCTGCTCCACGCGAATCATATTTTGCTTCAGGCTGATTAACGGCCTCGTTACGCGATAGGATATAAGAGCCGCCAGAATGGCTACGCCCGCCATACACAAAACGGCGAACCCAAACGTGAACGTAAGCATTTCACCTGATTCCTTTTGAATGACAGAAATGGGTGTAAGACTAATGACCGATAGCCCGGAATAATTCGAGTGGTGCCTTACATAGAGATAAGGGCTCCCGTCCAGTACCACCTTTTGATTTCCTGCATAGTCTTGAAGCTGCTCATGCTGTAACAGTTGATTGTATGCGGATCGTCCACCAAGTGAAGTTCGCTCGAACACAAGGCGCTGCTTGCTGTCCACAATCATGAGACTCGCATTTTCCTCGAAATCCAGATTGGATAGCAGCTGGCGGAAGGCGTCCAGCCGAATATCAATCAGAATATATCCCAGCCGTTTGAGAGTGCCTGGATCACGGATCTCTCGGGCAACAGAGATATAGGCTTGTTCATTCTTGTCGGTGTAATAGCTTGGATTATGCGGGGGGAGTAATCGCCACTCTCCCTCCGATCCGCCGAGCTCTGCAAACCAATTATCCCGCCTACTGTCCCATACCGGATTCACCGCCAATGAATCCAGGTTGGAGAAAAGGATGCCACTGTTCGAGATCAGGTGGATGCCGCGAATCTCCGGGCGATCGTAGGCTTGACCCGAAGTATAGAGCTTCATCTTCAAGTAATCGTCGGACCTTGCCCAACTGGCTGTCCCCATTGGGGCATTGTATTTTCCCAGAATACCCAGCACCGTCTGATCATAGAGCGGCAGGAGCGATATACGCTCGAAATCCTTCAGCAGCCGATTCAGATTGGTGTTGATCTGCCGGATCATTTCAATAGTGAACTGCTCGGTTTTGCGATCAATCGTCTGTGAAAAATGGTAATAGTTAACCAATCCCTGCAAACTCAGGGGAAGCAAAGTGAGAACCAAAAACAACACCAGCAGCTTGGTACGCAGGTTCATGTTTCTTTTTGAACAACCTAAGACTTTGTCCATTCAATGGATCCCTCCCACTCCTGTCATTCAAGAATCACCTTCGAAAGTTACTGGATTTAGTTGGCGTTTATCATAGCGAGTTTCAATGATGGTTGGCTATCCTGCCAACATTGGGATTGGTATGGAATTTCAAGATAAAACCATCCTCACCTCAAAAGAAAACAAAAAAAGCCGACTGTATCGCTCTACAGTCGACTATTTCTATGAACGAATCCATTCAATAAGACGAGAAGTCTTTTCCAGTGGATGGTATAGCCCTACGTCGTTTTCTTCAAACTAAAAAACCGACTGCATTATGCAATCGGCTGTCTGTTCATATATTGTTGTTTTCTATATTTGAATCGGTTATATTCGTTGATCAATTCGTCCAGTACCATCGATTGTTGAAGGACTTTGTAGT contains these protein-coding regions:
- a CDS encoding cache domain-containing sensor histidine kinase, with amino-acid sequence MDKVLGCSKRNMNLRTKLLVLFLVLTLLPLSLQGLVNYYHFSQTIDRKTEQFTIEMIRQINTNLNRLLKDFERISLLPLYDQTVLGILGKYNAPMGTASWARSDDYLKMKLYTSGQAYDRPEIRGIHLISNSGILFSNLDSLAVNPVWDSRRDNWFAELGGSEGEWRLLPPHNPSYYTDKNEQAYISVAREIRDPGTLKRLGYILIDIRLDAFRQLLSNLDFEENASLMIVDSKQRLVFERTSLGGRSAYNQLLQHEQLQDYAGNQKVVLDGSPYLYVRHHSNYSGLSVISLTPISVIQKESGEMLTFTFGFAVLCMAGVAILAALISYRVTRPLISLKQNMIRVEQGDFTQRVASFGSDEFGQIGRGFNRMMEEIHRLFNEVFLLGIREREAELSALQSQIHPHFIYNTLESINMMAIRRKHVEVSHMVTALGKLLRYTIDKVDRIVLLQEELAFVQSYVCIQQVRYDGRLQVIFEIEEGVMDCLIPKLILQPLVENAVYHGIEGQEDGGMIWISALKFDQELLLTVRDNGKGLCQEEINEWNESFSQLPSSEFLRCNAEGSLGLSNIAQRLHLIYGQGASLSVDGSLGQGLAATITIPLQEKGDDVHV
- a CDS encoding aspartyl-phosphate phosphatase Spo0E family protein, with amino-acid sequence MKGPSQVVDQIERNRQELSRLAEHHGMQDYKVLQQSMVLDELINEYNRFKYRKQQYMNRQPIA